One window from the genome of Cryptomeria japonica chromosome 6, Sugi_1.0, whole genome shotgun sequence encodes:
- the LOC131040512 gene encoding uncharacterized protein LOC131040512, whose product MPPKNAGTARELQELREKNAKLQESYNALLARLEALESNQRRNVDIGDVSDEEVEEDFQEAEDEEPLDPKEQRTIRLLKAVGSDQYKLNMYLKNRSSSSQRPNSRGMHS is encoded by the exons ATGCCTCCTAAAAATGCAGGTACTGCAAGAGAGTTGCAGGAGTTAAGAGAAaagaatgcaaagttgcaagaatCCTACAATGCCCTTTTGGCAAGGCTTGAAGCCTTGGAGTCAAACCAAAGAAGAAATGTTGACATAGGAGatgtcagtgatgaagaagtagaGGAAGACTTCCAAGAGGCAGAAGATGAGGAACCGTTGGATCCTAAGGAGCAGAGGACCATCAGACTTCTGAAGGCAGTTGGAAGTGATCAGTACAAG TTGAACATGTACCTGAAGAATAGAAGTTCAAGTTCACAAAGACCAAACTCAAGGGGCATGCACTCATGA